The following are encoded in a window of Gemmatimonadaceae bacterium genomic DNA:
- a CDS encoding tetratricopeptide repeat protein produces the protein MPDSPVIVRRAQYAALETRLDAPNANHEREALKAEIVALFRQLEQEVADLTQLKDNVKRLVDKWKSLGVQSLAPEFDAARPAVHADHLGASTFIEKGWSRLSLGDYEGAEVALHRAIALSPNDPQSEGLLGWAQMLQEKYDDALLMFQKVLIREPVNALARINVGYICLKKGIFGEAIEHLSKAIRLDNDKKATLYAHFYLGLVYLERDMFEDAQTFFQKAIALGPNLIEAYYELGRAYWFNGRRDEALQAWREGFAQNKFNPWGKKCAEVLRQVEEGREP, from the coding sequence ATGCCTGATTCGCCGGTCATCGTGCGCCGCGCGCAGTACGCCGCGCTGGAGACGCGGCTCGACGCGCCGAACGCGAACCACGAACGCGAGGCGTTGAAAGCCGAGATCGTGGCGTTGTTCAGGCAGCTGGAGCAGGAGGTGGCCGATCTCACCCAACTCAAGGACAACGTCAAGAGACTGGTCGACAAGTGGAAATCGCTCGGCGTCCAGTCGCTGGCTCCCGAGTTCGACGCAGCGCGGCCGGCGGTGCACGCCGACCATCTCGGCGCGTCGACGTTCATCGAGAAGGGGTGGAGCCGGCTATCGCTGGGCGATTATGAGGGCGCCGAGGTCGCGTTGCACAGGGCGATCGCGCTGTCGCCCAACGATCCCCAGTCCGAGGGGTTGCTCGGCTGGGCGCAGATGCTGCAGGAGAAATACGACGACGCGCTGCTGATGTTCCAGAAGGTGCTCATCCGCGAGCCGGTGAATGCCCTGGCCCGCATCAACGTCGGCTACATCTGCCTCAAGAAGGGGATCTTCGGGGAGGCCATAGAGCACCTGTCGAAGGCCATTCGTCTGGACAACGACAAGAAGGCGACGCTCTACGCGCACTTTTACCTCGGACTCGTGTATCTCGAACGGGACATGTTCGAGGATGCGCAGACCTTCTTCCAGAAGGCGATTGCGCTGGGCCCCAACCTCATCGAGGCATATTACGAATTGGGGCGCGCGTACTGGTTCAACGGCCGGCGTGACGAGGCCCTGCAGGCATGGCGCGAAGGATTCGCCCAGAACAAGTTCAATCCATGGGGAAAGAAGTGCGCCGAAGTCCTGCGGCAGGTGGAGGAGGGACGGGAGCCGTAA
- a CDS encoding chemotaxis protein CheW, which translates to MTKPRTAKLVSFRLGTDYFAADIFSVERVLRFQAPTAVPNVPEWIDGVVEYQGRVLPVVSLRRRFQLPAVAATPETRILVLKSGGEWVGVVVDAVLEVASFDEAQLSPPPALFRGLAGEYLRGIVRLRDHLLIFLDVERLLSSDERLTLERVTEEALRHA; encoded by the coding sequence ATGACCAAGCCCCGCACCGCCAAGCTCGTCTCGTTCCGTCTGGGCACCGACTACTTCGCCGCCGATATCTTTTCAGTGGAGCGCGTGCTGCGCTTCCAGGCACCCACCGCGGTGCCCAACGTACCCGAATGGATCGACGGCGTGGTGGAGTATCAGGGCCGCGTGCTGCCGGTGGTGAGTCTGCGGCGACGGTTCCAACTCCCGGCGGTCGCGGCAACGCCGGAGACGCGCATCCTGGTGCTCAAGTCCGGCGGCGAGTGGGTGGGCGTGGTGGTCGATGCCGTGCTCGAAGTGGCGAGTTTCGATGAGGCGCAGCTGTCGCCACCGCCCGCCCTCTTTCGCGGGCTGGCCGGGGAGTATCTGCGCGGTATCGTGCGGCTGCGCGACCACCTGCTGATATTCCTCGACGTGGAGCGGCTCCTCTCCTCAGACGAGCGGCTGACGCTGGAGCGTGTGACCGAAGAGGCACTCCGGCATGCCTGA
- a CDS encoding chemotaxis protein CheW gives MKKPLKIAYRDLLNRTPAASPTPASAPVVEWAAGAPLPELPVEPAIPDAEPAIPDTDLAAPARAVVETVVEAADEGYLVFRVGHELFALPLDAVEEAIDLDQVQPIPEMSATMLGVVSLRGELVPLYAPSALLGVTADSQAAALIFVTARGRVALAVDDVDDVMTISPAELLRAPMDFGDGVLVGVARRDADLIGVLDPEALVAACRTDPALETA, from the coding sequence ATGAAGAAGCCACTCAAGATCGCCTATCGCGACCTGCTGAACCGGACTCCGGCAGCCTCCCCCACCCCCGCCTCCGCACCGGTGGTCGAGTGGGCGGCCGGCGCCCCACTCCCCGAGTTGCCGGTCGAACCGGCGATCCCCGACGCCGAACCGGCGATCCCCGACACCGATCTGGCGGCCCCGGCGCGAGCGGTGGTCGAGACCGTCGTCGAGGCGGCCGACGAGGGATATCTGGTGTTTCGAGTGGGACACGAGCTGTTCGCGCTTCCCCTGGATGCGGTGGAAGAGGCGATCGACCTCGACCAGGTGCAACCCATTCCGGAGATGAGCGCCACGATGCTTGGCGTCGTCTCGCTGCGCGGGGAGCTGGTGCCGCTGTACGCGCCCTCGGCGCTGCTCGGGGTGACCGCCGACTCCCAGGCGGCTGCGCTCATCTTCGTCACGGCGCGAGGCCGTGTGGCGCTGGCCGTGGACGATGTTGACGACGTCATGACCATTTCGCCGGCGGAGTTGCTCCGCGCGCCCATGGACTTCGGCGACGGCGTGCTGGTCGGGGTGGCACGTCGCGACGCCGATCTGATCGGCGTGCTCGACCCCGAGGCCCTCGTGGCAGCCTGCCGCACCGATCCCGCCCTGGAGACCGCATGA
- a CDS encoding AAA family ATPase, translating to MIDEHWGLRAKPFANTPDPEFVYHSPVFDEGFARLLYDVTDLRGGLSLVTGEIGCGKTMLVEALRQRLAGTPFEPWIIPYPRLTGAQLLQFVAAAAELPQARRSKPALVDLLRRRLAEQHAAGRRPVIIVDEAQLASPSLLEELRLLTNFEDRTDKHLHVVLLGQPELRDRIVKRPQIDQRVSLRFHLDPLDAGDVREYVLHRLRVAGATHEIFTEQAMTALAVRSGGVPRLVNNLAVQALFVGAMRGLARVDGALVHDVADDRE from the coding sequence ATGATCGACGAACACTGGGGGCTGCGGGCCAAGCCGTTCGCGAACACCCCCGACCCGGAGTTCGTGTACCACTCGCCCGTGTTCGACGAGGGATTCGCCCGGCTCCTCTACGATGTCACCGATCTGCGCGGGGGCCTCTCACTGGTCACCGGCGAGATCGGCTGCGGGAAGACGATGCTCGTCGAGGCGCTGCGCCAGCGGCTGGCCGGCACCCCGTTCGAACCCTGGATCATCCCCTATCCGCGGCTCACCGGCGCGCAGTTGCTGCAGTTCGTCGCGGCCGCGGCGGAACTGCCGCAGGCGAGGCGGAGCAAACCGGCGCTCGTCGACCTGCTGCGGCGGCGGCTGGCGGAGCAGCACGCCGCCGGGCGGCGGCCGGTGATCATCGTGGACGAAGCACAGCTCGCCAGCCCCAGCCTCCTCGAGGAACTGCGACTGCTCACCAACTTCGAGGACCGCACCGACAAGCACCTGCACGTCGTGTTGCTCGGCCAACCCGAGTTGCGCGACCGCATCGTGAAGCGTCCGCAGATAGACCAGCGCGTGAGCCTGCGCTTCCATCTCGATCCGCTCGATGCCGGCGACGTGAGGGAGTATGTGCTCCATCGTTTGCGCGTCGCGGGAGCGACCCATGAAATCTTCACGGAGCAGGCCATGACCGCGCTCGCCGTGCGTAGCGGCGGCGTGCCGCGCCTGGTGAATAACCTGGCCGTGCAGGCGCTGTTTGTGGGCGCGATGCGGGGACTGGCGCGCGTGGACGGGGCGCTGGTACACGACGTGGCAGACGACCGCGAATGA
- a CDS encoding chemotaxis response regulator protein-glutamate methylesterase, translating to MSSRPTVLVVDDSALMRRVISDLITGSGEFTVIGTARNGTEAIARVHALDPDIVTLDIEMPELDGLQALGVIMREAPRPVVMLSAADTVDGRDATLRALELGAVDFVRKPSGAISIDLPVIGERLTAALQAARQANVRALQAAVVPREPAHRAAPRRPHAPARAVAIAASTGGPRALTEVLPALPRTLDAAVFVVQHMPAGFTKSLAQRLDAMGPLPVHEAERGQVVQGGHVYVAPGGVHMRVTDGPEPTIVLDDAPPLWGVRPSADPLFISVARVFGAQAVGVVLTGMGRDGANGLRAIREAGGRGVVQDRETSTIYGMPQAALQLAGADRVTPLAGVASAIVECLATMSTVV from the coding sequence GTGTCCTCTAGGCCTACCGTGCTCGTCGTGGACGACAGCGCGTTGATGCGGCGCGTGATCTCCGACCTGATCACCGGGTCGGGGGAATTCACCGTAATCGGCACCGCGCGCAACGGCACGGAAGCGATCGCCCGCGTGCACGCGCTGGACCCCGATATCGTGACGCTCGATATCGAGATGCCGGAGCTGGACGGGTTGCAGGCATTGGGCGTCATCATGCGCGAGGCGCCACGTCCAGTCGTGATGCTCAGCGCGGCCGACACGGTGGACGGGCGCGATGCCACGTTGCGTGCGCTCGAACTCGGCGCCGTGGACTTCGTGCGCAAGCCGTCGGGGGCGATCAGCATTGACCTGCCGGTGATCGGCGAGCGTCTGACCGCCGCGCTCCAGGCCGCTCGCCAAGCCAACGTGCGCGCGCTCCAGGCGGCGGTCGTGCCTCGGGAGCCCGCACACCGCGCAGCCCCGCGAAGGCCGCATGCCCCCGCGCGCGCCGTCGCGATCGCCGCGTCCACCGGCGGACCGCGGGCCCTCACCGAAGTCCTTCCCGCGCTTCCGCGCACGCTCGATGCGGCGGTGTTCGTGGTGCAGCACATGCCGGCGGGGTTCACGAAGAGCCTGGCCCAGCGCCTGGACGCGATGGGGCCGCTGCCGGTGCACGAGGCGGAGCGGGGACAGGTCGTGCAGGGGGGGCACGTGTACGTCGCGCCGGGCGGCGTCCACATGCGTGTGACCGACGGCCCCGAGCCGACGATCGTGCTCGACGACGCGCCGCCGCTGTGGGGCGTGCGGCCGTCGGCCGATCCGCTGTTCATCTCTGTGGCCCGCGTGTTCGGCGCGCAGGCCGTGGGCGTGGTGCTCACCGGTATGGGGCGCGACGGGGCCAACGGGTTGCGGGCTATTCGCGAAGCCGGTGGACGGGGCGTGGTGCAGGACCGCGAGACGTCGACCATCTACGGCATGCCGCAGGCGGCGCTGCAGTTGGCCGGCGCCGACCGGGTCACGCCGCTGGCCGGCGTGGCATCGGCGATCGTGGAGTGTCTGGCGACCATGAGTACAGTAGTATGA
- a CDS encoding protein-glutamate O-methyltransferase CheR gives MNDVEPVDDGFQALLDKISRDRGFRCASYKPTCLRRRVGVRMRARGVHRYADYAGLLDHDTAEYDLLLDALTINVTKLFRNPEAYEAIAREVVPALWESSRPRLRVWSAGCASGEEPYSLATLFYMYAEEQQALDDVGRVDVLGTDIDRRSLADAERGVFDETDFSETPPEWRARYFSAAPPFAVRPEIRGLVRFREHDMLREPAVRPVNDLIVCRNAIIYFDRASQERLFEAFYAALSPGGFLILGKVETLFGDARHLFQPVNARERIFRRPA, from the coding sequence ATGAACGACGTCGAGCCCGTGGACGACGGGTTCCAGGCGCTCCTCGACAAGATCTCGCGCGATCGAGGCTTCCGCTGCGCGAGCTACAAACCCACCTGCCTCCGCCGCCGAGTCGGCGTGCGCATGCGGGCCCGCGGCGTGCACCGCTACGCCGATTACGCGGGACTGCTCGATCACGACACGGCCGAGTACGATCTGCTGCTCGACGCGCTCACGATCAACGTCACCAAGCTGTTCCGGAATCCGGAGGCGTATGAGGCGATCGCGCGCGAGGTGGTGCCGGCGCTCTGGGAATCGTCCCGGCCGCGCCTGCGCGTGTGGAGCGCAGGCTGCGCGTCGGGCGAGGAGCCGTACTCGCTGGCCACGCTGTTCTACATGTACGCGGAGGAGCAGCAAGCGCTCGACGACGTGGGACGCGTCGACGTCCTGGGCACCGACATCGACCGCCGCAGTCTGGCCGACGCCGAGCGCGGCGTGTTCGACGAGACAGATTTCAGCGAGACCCCGCCGGAGTGGCGGGCGCGATATTTTTCGGCTGCGCCGCCGTTTGCCGTGCGGCCGGAAATCCGCGGCCTCGTGCGTTTCCGCGAGCACGACATGCTGCGCGAACCAGCCGTGCGGCCGGTCAACGACTTGATCGTCTGCCGCAATGCGATCATCTACTTTGACCGGGCGTCGCAGGAACGCCTGTTCGAGGCCTTCTACGCGGCGCTCAGTCCCGGAGGGTTCCTCATACTCGGCAAGGTCGAAACCCTGTTCGGCGACGCCCGGCACCTCTTCCAGCCGGTCAACGCACGCGAGCGCATCTTCCGGCGCCCGGCGTGA
- a CDS encoding DUF4388 domain-containing protein codes for MAIKGSLKEASLPDVLQLLAMGRKTGCLSVNYRTNFGYIYFDKGRISYASIVNRRDRLGDMLVKNGVITGDQLRSAIDAQERQRDRRIGELLMDMGFLSRDALRQHIREQIEEAVYFLFTWNQGSFNFEADVQPEGQEFLVSINPESLLLEGARRVDEWTLVEKKIPTFDIVFEIDRVRLAKSDLELTMEQRGLVELVDGRRDVQQIIDASGMGEFDVGKLLYGLAIAGFLHRIGTSKTTDPAVSEARVQEHYNLGVAFYKTGMLDEAIREFRRVLDLRVDDLAARFFLGLVALRQERWADALAVYEEAAARPGAAAAVFHNMGYALERLGRFAEAQRALHEASKRSGGINPVIQTSIGIVTLQMGDVPGADVALRAARPLWAARSPTSAWYHHAALAAALLGDLARAQSILDEAVGAHSHSAILHNNLAVVLERRNNAEAAAAALDRALAEDPSVPQIHKNLGDVAYRASRFDDALAAYQRAVKVDPELGDDVYLKLGNIHFRQHRKDEAVKLWERALALDPTNAIVRTNLEAVRQSPG; via the coding sequence ATGGCCATCAAAGGCAGCTTGAAGGAGGCCAGCCTCCCCGACGTGCTCCAGCTCCTGGCGATGGGCAGGAAGACCGGCTGCCTGAGCGTCAACTACCGCACGAACTTCGGTTACATCTACTTCGACAAGGGTCGCATCTCGTACGCCTCGATCGTCAACCGCCGCGACCGCCTGGGCGACATGCTCGTGAAGAACGGCGTGATTACCGGCGACCAGTTGCGGTCGGCGATCGATGCCCAGGAGCGGCAGCGCGACCGCCGCATCGGCGAGTTGCTCATGGATATGGGCTTCCTGTCGCGCGACGCCCTCCGCCAGCATATCCGCGAGCAGATCGAGGAGGCGGTCTACTTCCTGTTCACGTGGAACCAAGGCTCGTTCAACTTCGAGGCCGACGTCCAGCCAGAGGGCCAGGAATTCCTCGTCTCGATCAATCCCGAATCGCTGCTGCTCGAGGGTGCTCGGCGCGTGGACGAATGGACCCTCGTCGAGAAGAAGATCCCGACGTTCGACATCGTGTTCGAGATCGACCGCGTCCGCTTGGCCAAAAGCGACCTCGAGTTGACCATGGAGCAGCGGGGCCTAGTCGAGTTGGTGGACGGCCGGCGGGACGTACAGCAGATCATCGATGCGTCGGGGATGGGCGAGTTCGACGTTGGCAAGCTCCTGTACGGGCTCGCCATCGCGGGGTTCCTCCACCGCATCGGCACCTCCAAGACGACGGACCCGGCGGTGTCCGAAGCGCGCGTGCAGGAGCACTACAACCTCGGGGTCGCCTTCTACAAGACCGGCATGCTCGACGAGGCGATCCGCGAATTCCGCCGCGTCCTCGACCTGCGTGTCGACGATCTGGCGGCCCGGTTCTTCCTCGGCCTCGTGGCGCTGCGCCAGGAGCGGTGGGCCGACGCACTGGCGGTCTATGAGGAAGCCGCAGCACGTCCCGGCGCCGCGGCAGCCGTGTTCCACAACATGGGGTACGCCCTGGAGCGGCTGGGCCGCTTTGCCGAAGCGCAGCGCGCGCTGCACGAAGCGAGCAAGCGCAGCGGCGGCATCAATCCGGTGATCCAGACGTCGATCGGCATCGTCACGCTGCAGATGGGCGACGTGCCGGGGGCGGACGTGGCGCTGCGGGCCGCGCGTCCCCTCTGGGCTGCGCGATCGCCCACGTCGGCCTGGTATCACCACGCGGCGCTCGCGGCGGCGCTGCTCGGCGACCTCGCGCGCGCCCAATCGATTCTCGACGAGGCGGTGGGGGCGCATTCCCACAGCGCCATCCTCCACAACAACCTCGCGGTGGTGCTGGAGCGCCGGAACAATGCCGAGGCTGCCGCCGCGGCGCTCGACCGCGCGCTGGCCGAAGATCCGTCGGTCCCCCAGATCCACAAGAACCTGGGTGACGTTGCCTACCGTGCCAGCCGGTTCGACGATGCTCTCGCCGCCTACCAGCGCGCGGTCAAAGTCGATCCCGAGTTGGGCGACGACGTCTACCTCAAGCTCGGGAACATCCACTTCCGCCAACACCGCAAGGACGAGGCGGTCAAACTCTGGGAGCGCGCCTTGGCCCTCGATCCGACCAACGCGATCGTCCGCACGAACCTCGAAGCCGTGCGGCAGAGTCCGGGATGA
- a CDS encoding DnaA/Hda family protein, producing the protein MAVDARMRFENYVVGPANDGAVAAARAVAGAPGVTHNPLLIHGGPGVGKSHLLLAIGNGVADPAAVVEYLTADEFATQWKIASDVGATEALERRLVRADVLLIDDVHRLAGRVDAERALAHLIAVREQTDRQVVVTSNGPLDRLEGMDSALAKQLMHGVSVEISPPGGPTSSSAVSLDFQSFVSDIASAVADHVESWKVRVAEAVSSWNAAGYRTTALERLMDQAEPPANYEAVLRGFGATVRRLKELEAEAVTADPALAGHDPFRDPERLREAEALAKHAQSGAAELPGPSVEFSRNGFAVGASNQRAVHAADAVAAEPGRRYNPLLLIGPPGTGKTHLLNALGNELAKASGRTATVACVGAQAWADEFLGALRDGTADVWRQRYRRIDALLVDDLHAVAGKERTQDELFHLINDLLNAGKQVVMTSERAPRDLQGFDDRIRSAFETGLVVELAPPDAALTEQLYRRFLDGVPAGRLDPLARYLASRPVGSVSDIIETVQRLTAAADAVSTAVTVEMARREFDGPEPGPLIMPTPVRAMPAVSGIADVFFLDHEKVVWEWRDVPSRAIEELR; encoded by the coding sequence GTGGCGGTAGATGCGCGGATGCGGTTCGAGAACTACGTGGTGGGGCCGGCCAATGACGGGGCGGTCGCCGCGGCGCGCGCCGTGGCCGGCGCCCCCGGCGTCACTCACAATCCGCTCCTCATCCACGGCGGCCCCGGGGTCGGCAAGTCCCACCTGCTGCTGGCCATCGGGAACGGGGTGGCGGACCCTGCCGCCGTGGTGGAGTACCTGACGGCCGACGAGTTCGCCACGCAGTGGAAGATCGCGTCCGATGTCGGTGCCACGGAGGCCCTCGAGCGTCGGCTGGTGCGTGCCGACGTGCTCCTGATCGATGACGTCCACCGGTTGGCGGGCCGCGTTGACGCAGAGCGCGCCCTGGCGCATCTGATCGCGGTACGCGAACAGACGGACCGGCAGGTCGTGGTGACGAGCAACGGGCCGCTCGACCGCCTGGAGGGGATGGACAGTGCCTTGGCGAAACAACTGATGCACGGCGTCAGCGTGGAAATCAGTCCGCCGGGTGGTCCGACGTCGTCATCCGCCGTGTCGCTCGACTTCCAGAGTTTTGTGAGCGACATCGCGAGCGCCGTGGCCGACCACGTGGAATCGTGGAAGGTGCGCGTCGCCGAGGCGGTGTCGAGCTGGAATGCCGCAGGGTACCGCACGACGGCGCTCGAGCGTCTCATGGACCAGGCCGAGCCGCCGGCCAATTATGAGGCGGTGCTACGCGGGTTCGGCGCCACGGTGCGCCGGCTCAAGGAGCTCGAGGCCGAAGCGGTGACGGCCGACCCGGCGCTGGCCGGCCACGATCCGTTCCGCGATCCCGAGCGGCTGCGCGAGGCCGAGGCCTTGGCCAAGCACGCGCAGAGCGGGGCGGCAGAGCTGCCCGGTCCATCGGTGGAGTTCTCGCGCAATGGATTCGCCGTGGGCGCGTCCAACCAGCGGGCCGTGCACGCGGCCGACGCCGTGGCCGCCGAGCCTGGGCGCCGATACAACCCGCTGCTACTCATCGGGCCGCCGGGCACGGGCAAGACGCATCTGCTCAACGCGCTCGGCAACGAGCTGGCCAAAGCGAGCGGACGGACCGCGACGGTCGCGTGCGTGGGGGCGCAAGCCTGGGCCGACGAGTTCCTGGGCGCGCTGCGCGATGGTACGGCCGACGTCTGGCGGCAGCGCTACCGTCGTATCGACGCACTGCTCGTGGATGACTTGCACGCCGTAGCCGGCAAGGAGCGTACGCAGGACGAACTCTTCCACCTGATCAACGATCTGCTCAATGCGGGGAAGCAGGTGGTGATGACCAGCGAGCGCGCACCCAGGGACCTGCAGGGCTTCGACGACCGGATCCGCTCGGCGTTCGAGACCGGGCTCGTGGTGGAGTTGGCGCCGCCGGACGCGGCCCTCACGGAGCAACTGTACCGCCGCTTTCTGGACGGCGTGCCGGCCGGTCGGCTCGACCCGCTGGCGCGCTATCTCGCCTCACGCCCGGTGGGCAGCGTGTCCGACATTATCGAGACCGTGCAGCGGTTGACGGCAGCCGCCGACGCGGTGAGCACGGCCGTCACCGTGGAGATGGCGCGGCGCGAGTTCGACGGTCCGGAACCCGGTCCGTTGATCATGCCCACGCCGGTCCGTGCGATGCCCGCCGTGAGTGGCATCGCCGATGTGTTCTTCCTGGACCACGAGAAGGTCGTCTGGGAATGGCGCGATGTGCCGTCGCGGGCCATCGAGGAGCTGCGCTGA
- a CDS encoding GTPase domain-containing protein, giving the protein MSLVNYATREITCKIVYYGPGRSGKTTNLHYIYGQVPDDRKGAMVSLATQTDRTLFFDFLPLDLGTISGFRTKFQLYTVPGQVYYQSTRKLVLQGADGVVFVADSQRRQLDEDIESFQDLHANLAEQGVDARGVPLVIQYNKQDLPRDLIVAPDELSEAINFRGVPDFPADALHGLGVFETLRGISEIVLKRLSASSGNAR; this is encoded by the coding sequence GTGTCCCTCGTCAACTACGCCACCCGCGAGATCACCTGCAAAATCGTCTACTACGGACCGGGCCGGTCCGGAAAGACGACCAACTTGCACTACATCTACGGACAGGTTCCCGACGATCGAAAGGGGGCGATGGTGTCGCTGGCCACCCAGACCGACCGTACGCTCTTCTTTGATTTCCTGCCGTTGGACCTCGGGACGATCTCCGGCTTCCGGACCAAGTTCCAACTCTACACCGTGCCGGGCCAGGTCTACTATCAGTCCACCCGCAAGCTCGTACTGCAGGGGGCGGACGGCGTGGTATTCGTGGCCGACAGCCAGCGGCGCCAACTGGACGAGGACATCGAGAGCTTCCAGGACCTGCACGCCAACCTTGCCGAACAGGGAGTGGACGCCCGGGGCGTTCCGCTCGTCATCCAGTACAACAAGCAGGACTTGCCGCGCGACCTGATCGTCGCGCCGGATGAACTCTCCGAAGCGATCAACTTTCGCGGGGTGCCGGATTTCCCGGCCGACGCGCTCCACGGACTCGGAGTGTTCGAGACGCTCCGGGGCATTTCCGAGATCGTACTCAAACGGCTGAGTGCGTCGTCGGGCAACGCGAGGTAG
- a CDS encoding roadblock/LC7 domain-containing protein yields the protein MNSPFTTMLQSLMRLRGVSATMLVDEHDGTIIDSVLQFGQDGDRVAALSASLHRKARLSAGAAGMGGVTFMELEAESGRVCAAGREDMVLVVVAAPAANVGLVRVEMLKAVRALA from the coding sequence ATGAACTCCCCGTTTACCACGATGCTGCAGTCGCTCATGCGGCTGCGCGGCGTGTCGGCCACCATGCTCGTGGACGAGCACGACGGCACGATCATCGACTCGGTGCTGCAATTCGGCCAGGACGGCGACCGCGTGGCGGCGCTCTCGGCGTCGCTCCATCGCAAGGCACGCCTGTCGGCGGGCGCGGCGGGGATGGGCGGCGTGACCTTCATGGAACTGGAAGCCGAATCGGGGCGCGTCTGCGCCGCGGGGCGCGAGGATATGGTGTTGGTCGTGGTCGCCGCGCCGGCCGCGAATGTGGGGCTCGTGCGGGTCGAGATGCTCAAAGCTGTCCGGGCGCTGGCATGA
- a CDS encoding tetratricopeptide repeat protein: MPDAIRRWSDELARDPASLAFLPLAEALRRQGHLDAARRVAVLGLQRHPHHPDAHDLLARVYVDAGEFERAFDEWDMALRLSPDHTGSLKGMAFVCFQQGRFEEAEDYLRRAALGDAPDAGISAALDTVRRNSATPGAAGVESAAAWYDPDDPLFVFASVLEGGEQTALLLDASGFVLAGAYPTAEGRDVAAEVGAQLSGVSDEADRATRHLGLGEWKSIVFETEIAVVAMTPAAGDGLLVLAVSRATPLGLVRRLLDRCAWRAREWLARSGWAPGASDAAEDPA; encoded by the coding sequence ATGCCTGATGCGATCCGCCGCTGGAGCGATGAACTGGCCCGGGACCCGGCCAGCCTGGCGTTTCTCCCGTTGGCCGAGGCCTTGCGGCGACAGGGGCACCTCGACGCGGCGCGGCGCGTGGCCGTGCTCGGGCTGCAGCGGCATCCGCACCACCCCGATGCCCACGATCTGCTGGCCCGGGTGTACGTGGATGCCGGTGAATTCGAGCGCGCGTTCGACGAGTGGGACATGGCCCTGCGCCTGTCCCCCGACCATACTGGTTCGTTAAAGGGAATGGCGTTCGTGTGCTTCCAGCAGGGGCGCTTCGAGGAGGCCGAGGACTACCTGCGCCGCGCCGCGCTGGGCGACGCTCCCGACGCCGGCATCAGCGCCGCCCTCGACACCGTGCGGCGCAATTCGGCCACTCCGGGCGCGGCCGGCGTGGAGTCCGCTGCCGCGTGGTACGATCCCGACGATCCGCTGTTCGTGTTCGCCTCGGTGCTCGAGGGCGGCGAGCAGACGGCGCTGCTGCTCGATGCATCGGGGTTCGTGCTGGCCGGCGCCTACCCCACGGCCGAGGGGCGCGACGTGGCGGCCGAGGTCGGCGCGCAGCTGAGCGGCGTGTCCGACGAGGCCGATCGCGCTACGCGCCATCTCGGTCTCGGCGAATGGAAATCGATCGTGTTCGAAACCGAGATCGCGGTGGTGGCGATGACCCCGGCGGCAGGCGACGGGCTGCTGGTGCTCGCCGTCTCGCGGGCCACGCCGCTCGGGCTCGTGCGGCGTCTGCTCGACCGGTGCGCGTGGCGCGCACGCGAGTGGCTCGCGCGCAGTGGATGGGCGCCCGGTGCCTCCGACGCGGCGGAGGATCCGGCATGA